From bacterium, one genomic window encodes:
- a CDS encoding FAD-dependent oxidoreductase — MRERIGVYICHCGTNIAGKVRVEEVRDYVATLKDVVVARDYLFMCSDPGQEIIEKDIPEHGLTRVVVASCSPRMHEITFRGAVKRGGLNPFRSFQMICIREHCSWVTQDADEATQKAKELIRGAVNRVRFHRPLQTVEYPVNPNVLIVGGGIAGMQAALDVAKAGYKAYLVERQPTIGGHMLQFDKTFPTLDCASCIGTPKMVSVGQNPNIELFTYSEVENVSGFIGNYKVTVRKKARYVRQECTGCGDCANVCPVQKPNEWDENLASRKAIYRSFPQAVPITFVIDKKDRGPCVQKCPAGTNVQGYLALIGQGKFQEALKLIMERLPLPGTLGRICPAPCEKVCRRGELDEPLAIRELKRYAADQVDWDKLPTALLPQKKHRVAIVGSGPGGLSAAYFLAQWGYQVTVFEALPVAGGMLRVGIPDYRLPPQVLDREIEYLKRFNVEIRLNSPIGPGHTVEDLLREGYGAVYLATGAHRNVELGIPGQDVLGVIPATQFLKEINLGGRPEISPRVAVIGGGNVAIDAARSALRLGATHVAILYRRSRAEMPAYPEEVDAALEEGVKIEFLVAPMEVLTRGDRAVGLRCIRMQLGEPDSKGRRRPLPVPGSEFQMEFETIISAIGQVPDLGFLEGTQGISVSPSGTIVVDPVTFETTCQGVFAGGDLVSGPATAVEAVASGREAAISIHRYLSGLDMREGREQRPSGQNWAELPQGLEQKPRAKPFSIPPEDRKGFSEVCKGLSDEAAIQEAHRCVACGACSECMACVSVCKAKAIDHEMKDELVDLEVGSIIVATGYDLMDPTPMKQFGYGTYPNVLTSLEFERLNNATGPTGGKILMRDQGGSFTKPPESVAILHCIGSRDINYHEYCSRVCCMYALKFAHLIKDKVGHDAQVYNFYIDMRCFGKGYEEFLKRVQEEGVTMIRGKAARVTDQALDESEKGKLVVVAEDTLAGKLMRVPVDMVILCAAMERRKDAEQVARIFGISTGRDGFFLEEHPKLEPVSTATSGVFVAGACQGPKDIPDTVAQAKGAASEALALSAFGRVTVSPMISEIDPYVCVGCQVCRELCPYSAIEFDERRGVSVVNEAVCKGCGSCAAYCPSGAAKVKHFSDKQIFAEIDGLLDAIRFGEVA; from the coding sequence ATGAGAGAGCGCATAGGGGTTTACATCTGTCATTGCGGGACCAACATAGCAGGCAAGGTGCGGGTGGAGGAGGTCAGGGATTACGTGGCCACCTTGAAGGACGTGGTGGTGGCACGCGATTACCTGTTCATGTGCTCGGATCCGGGCCAGGAAATCATCGAGAAGGACATCCCGGAGCATGGACTGACCCGGGTGGTGGTGGCCTCCTGCTCCCCAAGGATGCACGAGATCACCTTTCGCGGGGCAGTAAAGAGAGGAGGTTTGAACCCTTTCCGCTCCTTCCAGATGATCTGCATAAGGGAGCACTGCTCCTGGGTGACCCAGGATGCGGATGAGGCAACCCAGAAGGCCAAAGAACTCATCCGCGGGGCTGTCAACAGGGTCCGATTCCACAGGCCGCTACAGACAGTAGAGTATCCTGTGAATCCCAATGTGCTCATAGTAGGAGGCGGGATAGCAGGTATGCAGGCAGCCCTGGACGTTGCCAAGGCTGGTTACAAGGCGTATCTGGTGGAGAGACAGCCCACCATCGGCGGCCATATGCTCCAGTTTGACAAGACCTTCCCTACCCTGGACTGCGCCTCCTGCATCGGCACACCAAAGATGGTCTCTGTGGGGCAAAACCCCAACATAGAGCTTTTCACTTACAGCGAGGTGGAGAATGTCTCTGGCTTCATAGGCAACTACAAGGTAACGGTGCGAAAGAAGGCTCGATACGTTCGCCAGGAATGCACGGGATGCGGCGACTGCGCCAATGTATGCCCTGTACAGAAACCCAATGAGTGGGATGAGAACCTGGCAAGCCGAAAAGCCATTTATCGATCCTTCCCTCAGGCCGTGCCCATTACCTTCGTAATCGACAAAAAAGACAGAGGTCCTTGCGTGCAGAAATGCCCTGCTGGGACCAATGTTCAAGGATACCTGGCCCTGATCGGTCAGGGAAAGTTCCAGGAGGCCTTGAAGCTCATAATGGAGAGGCTTCCCCTTCCAGGAACCCTGGGACGCATATGCCCTGCCCCCTGCGAAAAAGTGTGCCGAAGGGGCGAACTGGATGAACCTCTGGCCATAAGGGAGCTAAAACGATATGCCGCAGACCAAGTGGACTGGGACAAACTGCCCACTGCCCTCCTCCCTCAGAAAAAACACAGGGTGGCCATTGTAGGATCGGGCCCTGGAGGGCTTTCGGCTGCGTACTTCTTGGCCCAATGGGGATATCAGGTCACGGTTTTCGAGGCACTTCCCGTTGCCGGAGGAATGCTAAGAGTGGGGATTCCCGATTACCGGTTGCCCCCCCAAGTTCTGGACAGGGAAATAGAATACCTGAAACGTTTCAACGTGGAGATCCGCCTGAATAGCCCCATTGGCCCCGGCCACACAGTGGAGGATCTCTTGCGGGAGGGTTACGGGGCTGTGTATCTGGCAACAGGAGCCCACAGGAACGTGGAGTTGGGGATCCCTGGCCAAGATGTGCTGGGGGTAATTCCGGCCACCCAATTTCTAAAGGAGATAAACCTGGGTGGAAGGCCTGAGATCTCTCCTAGAGTGGCAGTCATAGGAGGAGGCAACGTGGCCATAGATGCAGCCAGAAGCGCCTTGAGGTTGGGCGCAACACATGTGGCCATCCTTTATAGAAGAAGCAGAGCAGAGATGCCAGCCTATCCCGAGGAGGTGGACGCGGCCCTGGAGGAAGGCGTGAAAATAGAGTTTTTGGTGGCTCCCATGGAGGTGCTCACCAGAGGGGACCGAGCCGTAGGGCTTAGGTGCATTCGCATGCAATTGGGAGAGCCTGACTCCAAGGGAAGGAGAAGGCCTTTGCCTGTTCCAGGATCAGAATTCCAGATGGAATTTGAGACCATAATCTCGGCCATAGGCCAGGTGCCGGACCTGGGCTTCCTAGAAGGTACTCAGGGGATCTCAGTGAGCCCCTCAGGCACCATTGTCGTTGACCCCGTCACCTTTGAGACAACTTGCCAAGGCGTTTTCGCCGGTGGTGACTTGGTGAGCGGCCCTGCCACAGCTGTAGAGGCAGTGGCATCAGGCAGGGAGGCAGCCATTTCCATCCACAGATATCTTAGCGGACTGGATATGCGGGAGGGACGGGAGCAAAGGCCCAGCGGTCAGAACTGGGCAGAGCTTCCCCAAGGGCTTGAGCAGAAGCCCAGGGCAAAGCCTTTCTCAATTCCCCCAGAGGATCGGAAAGGCTTTTCCGAGGTCTGCAAAGGACTCTCGGACGAAGCCGCCATCCAGGAGGCCCATCGATGCGTGGCTTGCGGGGCCTGTTCCGAATGCATGGCCTGTGTGAGCGTTTGCAAGGCCAAGGCCATAGATCATGAGATGAAAGATGAATTGGTGGATTTGGAAGTCGGCTCCATCATCGTGGCCACAGGCTACGATCTCATGGATCCAACACCCATGAAACAGTTCGGATATGGCACGTACCCCAATGTCCTGACCAGCCTGGAGTTCGAGAGGCTAAACAATGCCACAGGCCCCACAGGTGGCAAGATCCTCATGCGGGACCAAGGCGGCTCCTTCACCAAACCCCCTGAGAGCGTGGCAATTCTCCACTGCATAGGAAGCCGCGACATCAACTATCACGAGTACTGCTCTAGGGTCTGCTGCATGTACGCGCTTAAGTTTGCCCATCTCATAAAGGACAAGGTGGGCCACGATGCCCAGGTCTACAACTTTTACATAGACATGCGCTGTTTCGGCAAGGGGTACGAGGAGTTCCTGAAAAGGGTCCAGGAGGAGGGGGTCACGATGATCAGGGGCAAGGCAGCCCGCGTCACAGACCAGGCCCTGGACGAATCGGAGAAAGGCAAACTGGTGGTCGTGGCAGAGGACACCCTGGCCGGAAAGCTCATGCGTGTGCCTGTGGACATGGTGATACTGTGTGCGGCCATGGAGAGGCGCAAGGATGCGGAACAGGTGGCGCGTATCTTCGGGATCAGCACTGGCCGGGACGGCTTCTTCCTCGAAGAGCATCCAAAGCTGGAGCCGGTTTCCACGGCCACCTCTGGGGTCTTCGTAGCAGGGGCCTGCCAGGGTCCCAAGGACATCCCAGACACCGTGGCCCAGGCCAAAGGGGCGGCCAGCGAGGCCCTGGCCTTGAGTGCCTTCGGCCGTGTCACCGTAAGCCCCATGATCTCGGAGATCGACCCTTATGTGTGCGTGGGCTGCCAGGTGTGCAGAGAGCTGTGCCCTTACTCGGCCATCGAGTTCGACGAGAGAAGGGGTGTCTCGGTGGTCAATGAGGCCGTCTGCAAGGGTTGCGGAAGCTGCGCTGCCTATTGCCCTAGCGGAGCTGCCAAGGTCAAGCACTTCTCCGACAAGCAGATCTTTGCGGAGATAGACGGTTTGCTCGACGCCATACGCTTCGGGGAGGTGGCTTAG
- a CDS encoding (Fe-S)-binding protein, with product MEALAPFPEVTEAIAQVAGQTLKICIQCGTCTGLCPWNLVKEFSPRGMIRLAQLGLEGFESEALWNCVTCNTCVQKCPRGVEIIDVVRSMRALMNETGTIPPSLKGPLGSLSSRGNPWGGERTDRLKWAEGLGLKPFGQGTEYLFFTCCTQAYDPRNQKAARALVKLLQACGVNFGVIGERENCCGDACRKLGGEELFSRLAEGNLALFEQKEVQKLLVASPHCMNAFHKDYSQIGGNLDVVHYSVLLANLLKQGKLEPKKDLHLKVTYHDPCYLGRHNGIYEPPRELIRSIPGVQLKEMKRNRDESLCCGGGGGGIWMEVPSGERFSELRVKEAEETGAEVMVAACPYCVSMFEDALKTTGRSEKMRVMELSELLLESLED from the coding sequence ATGGAGGCTCTTGCCCCGTTTCCAGAGGTAACAGAAGCCATAGCGCAAGTGGCAGGGCAGACCCTTAAGATATGTATCCAGTGCGGAACCTGCACGGGCCTGTGCCCCTGGAACCTGGTAAAGGAGTTCAGCCCCAGGGGCATGATACGCCTGGCCCAGCTTGGCCTGGAGGGATTCGAGTCAGAGGCCCTTTGGAACTGCGTCACATGCAATACCTGCGTCCAGAAATGCCCTCGGGGCGTGGAGATCATAGACGTGGTCAGGTCCATGAGGGCCCTGATGAACGAAACCGGCACCATCCCTCCATCCCTGAAGGGTCCGCTGGGAAGCCTCTCCAGCAGGGGTAATCCTTGGGGAGGGGAGCGCACTGATCGTTTGAAATGGGCAGAAGGCCTGGGATTGAAACCCTTTGGCCAGGGCACCGAGTACCTGTTTTTCACCTGCTGCACCCAGGCCTACGACCCACGCAACCAGAAGGCAGCCCGCGCCCTGGTGAAGCTCCTCCAGGCATGCGGGGTGAACTTCGGCGTTATAGGCGAAAGGGAAAATTGTTGCGGAGATGCCTGCCGCAAGCTGGGAGGAGAAGAACTCTTCTCAAGGCTGGCCGAGGGAAACCTGGCACTCTTCGAGCAGAAGGAAGTCCAGAAGCTCCTGGTGGCTTCCCCCCACTGCATGAATGCGTTTCATAAGGATTACAGCCAGATAGGTGGAAATCTGGATGTGGTCCATTACTCGGTGCTTTTGGCCAATCTCCTGAAACAGGGAAAACTGGAGCCCAAGAAGGATCTGCACCTTAAGGTGACCTATCACGACCCTTGCTACCTGGGCCGCCACAACGGGATCTACGAGCCTCCCAGGGAGCTGATCCGGTCTATACCGGGGGTCCAGCTCAAAGAGATGAAGCGCAACAGGGATGAGAGCCTGTGCTGCGGCGGAGGCGGTGGCGGGATCTGGATGGAGGTGCCTTCTGGGGAGCGCTTCTCGGAACTGAGGGTAAAAGAGGCCGAGGAGACTGGGGCAGAGGTCATGGTAGCGGCCTGCCCTTACTGCGTCTCCATGTTCGAGGACGCCCTGAAGACAACGGGGCGATCCGAGAAGATGCGTGTCATGGAGCTATCCGAGCTCTTACTGGAGTCGCTGGAGGATTGA
- a CDS encoding heterodisulfide reductase-related iron-sulfur binding cluster — protein sequence MNSQTAKPLHKHQVINLYPGCSLASSAREMMESYCDLASFLGSEVQILEDWSCCGSTPAHSIHQYWGIALPARNLLLAESRGIDELMTLCPSCFVRLWDSRQRILRDNAEGKTLEAFWGAALQGSTRPVFFLEHLLAMALENVSTLARRGLHGLRIAPYYGCLLSRQKWITGLDGHSPRASLGTLVRGLEAQDLRWGLEEQCCGAGLAVTKPELSNRLVARIHAYARKAGAQCLLVFCPLCHMNLELRAPAQGALPVLYLTELLALAAELPGTDQWLNKHLLDPKPTLRATGIL from the coding sequence ATGAATTCGCAAACCGCAAAACCACTTCACAAACACCAGGTCATAAACCTCTACCCTGGCTGCTCCCTCGCCTCCAGCGCCAGAGAGATGATGGAGTCATATTGCGATTTGGCCTCCTTTCTGGGCTCGGAGGTGCAGATCCTGGAGGACTGGAGCTGTTGCGGCTCAACACCCGCCCACAGCATCCACCAGTATTGGGGAATTGCACTTCCAGCCAGGAATCTTCTGCTGGCAGAGTCAAGGGGCATAGATGAGCTGATGACCCTGTGTCCGAGTTGTTTCGTAAGACTGTGGGACTCCAGGCAGAGGATCCTCAGGGACAATGCAGAGGGCAAAACCTTGGAGGCTTTCTGGGGAGCGGCTCTGCAGGGCTCCACCCGGCCTGTTTTCTTTTTGGAACACCTGCTGGCCATGGCCCTGGAGAATGTGTCCACTTTGGCACGCCGTGGCCTCCATGGGCTCAGAATAGCACCTTATTACGGTTGCCTTTTGAGCCGCCAGAAGTGGATCACGGGCCTGGACGGCCACTCCCCAAGGGCATCTCTGGGGACTCTGGTAAGGGGCCTGGAAGCCCAGGACCTGAGGTGGGGTCTGGAAGAGCAGTGCTGTGGGGCTGGCCTGGCCGTCACCAAGCCTGAGCTCTCCAATAGGCTGGTGGCTCGCATCCACGCCTATGCTAGAAAGGCCGGGGCACAGTGTCTGTTGGTGTTCTGCCCCCTTTGTCACATGAACCTGGAACTAAGGGCTCCAGCCCAAGGGGCCCTCCCGGTGCTTTACCTCACAGAGCTTCTGGCCCTTGCGGCTGAGCTGCCCGGAACAGATCAATGGCTCAATAAACATCTTCTGGATCCCAAGCCCACCTTGCGGGCGACAGGGATCCTCTGA
- a CDS encoding 4Fe-4S dicluster domain-containing protein, with translation MSQTFLQEVASRSGVSLGACFHCLSCAAGCPALEIMDFRPNQIIRMIQRGMKNQVLESRTIWICIGCFNCLDQCPNRVDIPCLMDTLRQMALEQGFMVAEPGILAFHKEFLRQVKNRGRIFEVGFMMRYKLATGKLFQDMRPGLQMMLKGRLQLSPSRVRRPQEFQQRLGGSP, from the coding sequence ATGAGCCAAACGTTTCTCCAAGAAGTTGCTTCCAGAAGCGGCGTTTCACTTGGCGCCTGTTTCCACTGCCTTTCCTGTGCAGCTGGCTGTCCTGCCTTGGAGATCATGGACTTTAGACCCAACCAGATCATCCGGATGATCCAGAGGGGAATGAAAAACCAGGTGCTTGAGTCCAGGACCATCTGGATCTGCATAGGCTGCTTCAACTGCTTGGACCAGTGTCCCAACCGAGTGGACATCCCATGCCTCATGGACACCCTCAGACAGATGGCCCTGGAGCAAGGGTTCATGGTGGCAGAGCCAGGCATACTGGCATTTCACAAGGAGTTCCTCAGACAGGTAAAAAACAGGGGCCGGATCTTCGAAGTGGGCTTCATGATGCGTTACAAGCTTGCCACCGGGAAACTATTCCAGGACATGAGACCGGGACTTCAGATGATGCTCAAGGGAAGACTTCAGCTATCTCCTAGCCGTGTCAGAAGACCACAGGAGTTCCAACAGAGGCTCGGAGGCTCTCCATGA
- a CDS encoding response regulator: protein MSMAPTVLVVDDEPDVRLYLGTLLSQNGFRVQEAADAQEAMEQLSQSRPDAIILDIVMPGKSGVTLFNKIRKMEDLKGVPVILLTGVRDRFVEDFRSFFESLKLGKPTAFIEKPLDPGLLLRTLRQAVEGCGQEERFP, encoded by the coding sequence ATGTCCATGGCCCCAACTGTGCTGGTTGTGGATGATGAGCCGGATGTGAGGCTCTACCTTGGAACGCTGCTGTCTCAAAATGGTTTCAGGGTTCAGGAGGCAGCGGACGCACAGGAGGCCATGGAGCAACTCAGCCAGAGCAGGCCGGATGCCATCATACTGGACATCGTGATGCCTGGGAAAAGCGGTGTGACCCTGTTTAACAAGATTCGCAAGATGGAGGATCTCAAGGGAGTTCCTGTGATTCTCCTCACAGGTGTGCGGGATAGATTTGTAGAGGATTTCAGATCCTTCTTCGAGTCTTTGAAGCTTGGCAAGCCTACAGCCTTCATCGAAAAGCCTTTGGATCCAGGCCTGCTGCTCAGAACCTTGCGCCAGGCCGTAGAAGGCTGCGGCCAGGAGGAAAGATTCCCATGA
- a CDS encoding sigma 54-interacting transcriptional regulator translates to METQGQQKSPGSTHQRSNKPTTGLQDREIFWLRSILESLPVGVITLDRDWRITSFNRAASEITGYTAKEVLGWRCYELFKSPVCQRDCPIERALSCSVSVYDREVTFLNRNHRRVTVLVNATPLRDAEGRVIGGLETLRDISALEWMRQELALNYDYSHIVGQSEAMQQVYRRMEQVSRTDTTVLILGESGTGKELVARAIHHNSERKDHPFIAVNCSALPESILESELFGHVRGAFTGAIRDKVGRFEMANGGTLFLDEVGELSPSVQIKLLRVLQEREFQRVGDIRTMRVDIRLIAATNKNLRAQMEAGLFREDLYYRLHVFPIELPPLRARLEDLPMLVNHFIEKFNHQMGRRVRGLSGEAMDAMYSYSWPGNIRELENAIEHAFVHSKGVIIQLEDLPKHVLEGPTKQGAPTPTNRETAVESFERDLILRHLKEASWRRALAAKRLGISPVTLWRKMKKYGITPFPS, encoded by the coding sequence ATGGAAACTCAAGGCCAGCAAAAAAGCCCCGGCAGCACACACCAGAGGTCCAACAAGCCTACTACCGGGCTCCAGGACAGGGAGATCTTCTGGCTTCGCAGCATCCTGGAGAGCCTGCCTGTGGGAGTGATCACACTGGACAGGGACTGGCGAATAACCTCTTTCAATCGGGCTGCATCCGAGATCACCGGTTACACTGCTAAGGAGGTCCTGGGTTGGCGCTGCTACGAGCTTTTCAAGAGTCCCGTGTGCCAGAGAGACTGTCCTATAGAAAGAGCTCTTTCCTGCTCCGTGTCTGTCTATGACCGCGAAGTCACCTTCCTGAACCGTAACCATCGCAGGGTCACTGTTCTTGTTAACGCCACACCCCTGAGAGATGCCGAGGGGCGAGTGATAGGAGGATTGGAGACACTGCGGGACATAAGCGCCCTGGAGTGGATGCGCCAGGAGCTGGCCCTCAATTACGACTACAGCCACATTGTTGGCCAGAGCGAGGCCATGCAACAGGTCTACCGCCGCATGGAACAGGTGAGCCGGACCGACACCACCGTGCTCATTCTCGGAGAGAGCGGCACAGGCAAAGAGCTTGTGGCAAGGGCTATCCACCACAACAGCGAAAGAAAGGACCACCCCTTCATCGCCGTGAATTGCTCGGCCCTGCCCGAGTCCATCCTGGAGAGCGAGCTCTTCGGCCATGTCAGGGGCGCCTTCACAGGCGCTATCCGCGACAAGGTGGGTCGCTTCGAGATGGCCAACGGAGGCACCCTGTTTCTGGATGAAGTGGGCGAGCTTAGCCCCTCGGTCCAGATAAAGCTCCTTCGAGTGCTCCAGGAGAGGGAGTTCCAGAGAGTTGGGGACATACGCACCATGCGCGTGGACATCCGCCTCATAGCCGCCACCAACAAGAACCTCAGAGCCCAGATGGAGGCCGGCCTTTTCCGCGAGGACCTCTACTACAGGCTTCATGTTTTCCCCATAGAGCTCCCTCCCCTGCGGGCCCGCCTAGAGGATCTGCCCATGCTGGTCAACCACTTCATCGAGAAGTTCAATCATCAGATGGGACGGAGGGTTCGCGGGCTCTCAGGAGAGGCCATGGACGCCATGTATAGTTATTCCTGGCCGGGCAACATCCGGGAACTGGAAAACGCCATAGAGCATGCCTTCGTGCACAGCAAGGGGGTGATCATCCAGCTCGAGGATCTTCCCAAGCATGTGCTGGAAGGGCCCACAAAGCAGGGAGCCCCAACCCCCACAAACCGAGAAACAGCCGTGGAATCTTTCGAAAGGGACCTGATCCTGCGCCACCTCAAGGAAGCCAGCTGGCGCCGCGCTTTGGCTGCCAAGCGTCTGGGCATAAGCCCTGTGACACTCTGGCGTAAGATGAAGAAATATGGCATAACTCCATTTCCATCCTGA
- a CDS encoding pyridoxal-phosphate dependent enzyme yields MSRFSFLESLECVACGAQHQPAYLLECPVCGGLLDPQYDLESLSQCGVRDERFKGLWSYHRVLPVWSQEHLITLGEGDTPLLWARQLGTRLGAPRLFIKYEGTLPTGTVKDRTSATAVSSALQFGFRAISVVSTGNAGVSIATYARRAGLASAIFCYKRGDSLKMAHMSLMATRVFTYEGEYDHVIEHFDRIMDTKEVFDGGARRNPFKHEGKKTIAYEIVEQLGHGPEVFITQVSGCEIFTACFRGFREMMEMGIIGQIPRMVACQSEAANPVVKAFQSGSSIQPMTTGPTVAKGLATGRPGKKGEWVLGILRGCKGLALDVSDAEIIEAQKLLVETEGIWSGPTGASAMAGLIKGIREGLLDPQAEMVCMVTETGLTSSYPKPVVHPVEISPEAIAQALRSVK; encoded by the coding sequence TTGAGCCGATTTTCATTTCTGGAAAGCCTCGAGTGCGTGGCCTGTGGAGCCCAGCACCAGCCCGCATATCTTCTGGAGTGCCCTGTTTGTGGAGGACTCCTGGATCCCCAATACGATCTTGAGTCCCTTTCCCAATGCGGGGTCCGGGACGAGCGCTTCAAAGGATTGTGGAGTTACCACAGGGTACTTCCGGTTTGGAGCCAGGAGCACCTGATCACTTTGGGCGAGGGTGACACCCCCTTGCTTTGGGCAAGGCAGCTGGGAACGAGGCTGGGTGCACCCAGGCTTTTCATCAAGTATGAGGGCACCCTTCCCACTGGCACTGTCAAGGACAGAACGAGCGCAACGGCTGTGTCCTCGGCCCTCCAGTTCGGCTTCAGAGCCATCTCTGTTGTGAGCACCGGAAATGCCGGGGTAAGCATAGCCACTTACGCCCGAAGAGCAGGGCTCGCCTCGGCCATCTTCTGCTACAAGAGGGGGGACTCTCTCAAGATGGCCCACATGTCGCTTATGGCAACTCGAGTTTTCACATACGAAGGTGAGTACGATCATGTGATTGAGCACTTCGACAGAATCATGGACACAAAAGAGGTTTTCGACGGAGGAGCCAGAAGAAATCCCTTCAAGCACGAGGGCAAAAAGACAATAGCCTATGAAATAGTGGAGCAGTTGGGACATGGGCCAGAGGTCTTCATCACCCAGGTCTCAGGCTGCGAGATCTTCACAGCCTGCTTCAGGGGCTTCAGAGAGATGATGGAAATGGGGATCATCGGCCAGATCCCTCGCATGGTGGCTTGCCAGTCAGAGGCAGCAAACCCCGTGGTGAAGGCTTTTCAAAGCGGCTCTTCCATCCAGCCCATGACCACAGGACCCACAGTGGCCAAGGGCTTGGCCACAGGAAGGCCGGGCAAGAAGGGAGAATGGGTGCTTGGCATTCTGCGTGGATGCAAAGGCCTGGCCCTGGATGTTTCGGACGCAGAGATAATAGAGGCTCAAAAACTTCTGGTTGAAACCGAGGGAATCTGGAGCGGCCCCACAGGGGCCTCTGCCATGGCAGGGCTCATCAAGGGAATCAGGGAGGGCCTCCTGGATCCTCAGGCGGAGATGGTGTGCATGGTCACAGAGACAGGCCTGACAAGCTCTTATCCCAAGCCCGTGGTGCATCCGGTTGAGATCTCTCCAGAGGCCATAGCCCAAGCCCTCCGGTCAGTTAAATGA
- a CDS encoding (2Fe-2S)-binding protein has product MQRQIHFTLNGKSVGLSVDDERMLLWVLRSDLGLTGTKYGCGQSLCGACTVLLDDEAVRACATPMKEIQGKKVTTIEGLARDGRLHPLQEAFVRHNAFQCGYCTPGMILTAYALLLRNSNPSDEDIISHMEDNLCRCGSHQRIIRAIKDAAREMRGGLR; this is encoded by the coding sequence ATGCAAAGGCAGATTCATTTTACCCTGAATGGGAAAAGCGTTGGCCTTTCTGTGGATGATGAGCGGATGCTCCTTTGGGTGTTGCGCTCGGATCTGGGTCTGACCGGCACCAAGTACGGCTGTGGACAGTCCCTGTGCGGGGCGTGCACCGTGCTTTTGGATGATGAGGCGGTACGGGCCTGTGCCACGCCCATGAAGGAAATCCAAGGGAAAAAGGTTACAACCATAGAGGGACTGGCCAGAGACGGAAGGCTCCACCCTCTGCAGGAGGCATTTGTCCGCCACAATGCCTTTCAGTGCGGTTACTGCACACCTGGGATGATCCTGACTGCCTACGCGCTGCTCCTCAGGAACTCGAATCCCAGTGATGAAGATATCATCAGCCACATGGAGGATAACCTGTGCCGCTGCGGCTCCCACCAAAGGATCATTCGCGCCATAAAGGATGCGGCCAGGGAGATGAGAGGGGGCTTGAGATGA